In Nitrosophilus labii, the following proteins share a genomic window:
- the fliQ gene encoding flagellar biosynthesis protein FliQ: protein MSVDQAITLVEQMLKTAVIVGGPVLLTAFIVGLLISIFQAATQIHEMTITFIPKIVATVGAMIVFGSWMFILLTEYFKETFQNLFTILQ, encoded by the coding sequence ATGAGCGTAGATCAAGCTATAACGTTGGTTGAACAGATGTTAAAAACGGCAGTTATAGTAGGTGGGCCAGTTTTATTGACTGCGTTTATCGTAGGTCTTTTGATAAGTATTTTTCAGGCGGCTACGCAGATTCATGAGATGACTATAACTTTTATACCGAAAATTGTAGCAACTGTAGGAGCTATGATAGTGTTTGGTTCTTGGATGTTTATTTTACTTACAGAGTATTTTAAAGAGACGTTCCAAAATCTATTTACGATATTGCAATGA
- the fliP gene encoding flagellar type III secretion system pore protein FliP (The bacterial flagellar biogenesis protein FliP forms a type III secretion system (T3SS)-type pore required for flagellar assembly.), producing MKKKSYKLKTQSLKLNTTLFVFLIFFPLTVFGGVVEDTLSGLKDIDVSLKILFLITLLSLAPALLITITSFTRIVIVLSLLRHALGIPQSPPNQVIIALSLFLTFFIMKPVFTEINSNAITPYMNKEINDIEAIQRAKGPIKEFMLKNTRKEDLKLFIDLSNKKPQSPEELELFTLIPAFLVSEIKVAFEVVFIIFLPFLVIDLLVASILMSMGMMMIPPMMISLPFKLILFILADGWELLIKALIESYK from the coding sequence ATGAAAAAAAAGAGCTATAAACTCAAAACTCAAAGTTTGAAACTTAATACTACACTGTTTGTATTTTTAATTTTTTTTCCTTTAACAGTTTTTGGTGGAGTTGTTGAAGATACTTTGTCTGGGTTAAAAGACATCGACGTTTCTTTAAAAATTCTTTTTTTAATAACCCTTTTAAGCCTTGCTCCCGCTCTTTTGATTACGATTACCTCTTTTACGCGTATCGTTATAGTTTTGTCACTTTTAAGACATGCATTAGGGATTCCGCAGTCTCCTCCAAATCAGGTAATAATAGCTTTGTCTCTTTTTTTGACATTTTTTATAATGAAACCTGTTTTTACGGAGATAAACAGTAATGCGATAACTCCATATATGAATAAAGAGATAAATGATATTGAGGCTATACAAAGAGCAAAAGGACCAATAAAAGAGTTTATGCTTAAAAACACTAGAAAAGAGGATCTTAAACTTTTTATAGATTTATCAAATAAAAAACCTCAAAGTCCGGAAGAATTAGAACTTTTTACTTTAATACCCGCCTTTTTGGTTAGTGAAATCAAAGTCGCTTTTGAAGTTGTTTTTATAATATTTTTGCCTTTTTTGGTTATTGATCTTTTGGTGGCTAGTATCTTGATGTCAATGGGAATGATGATGATACCGCCGATGATGATATCGTTGCCTTTTAAGTTGATTTTGTTTATATTGGCCGACGGATGGGAACTTTTGATAAAAGCTTTAATAGAGAGTTACAAATGA
- a CDS encoding flagellar biosynthetic protein FliO — protein sequence MLETQETLKFLATFSIIVIFIYVIYYYINKYGLKISSNRDKNIKIIESHYFSRNKGLVLVKIKKSFFFLSIDENGIKKLKEWEEVDIDDNKVMSDEFNRIANEKKEL from the coding sequence TTGCTTGAGACTCAAGAGACTCTCAAATTTCTAGCCACCTTTTCTATAATAGTTATATTTATATATGTTATTTATTATTATATCAATAAATATGGTTTAAAAATATCTTCAAATAGAGATAAAAACATAAAAATAATAGAATCGCATTATTTTTCTAGAAACAAAGGGTTGGTATTAGTAAAGATAAAAAAGAGTTTTTTTTTCCTATCGATTGATGAGAACGGTATAAAAAAACTAAAAGAGTGGGAAGAAGTTGATATTGATGATAATAAAGTGATGAGTGATGAGTTTAACAGGATAGCAAATGAAAAAAAAGAGCTATAA
- a CDS encoding FliM/FliN family flagellar motor switch protein, with amino-acid sequence MKSEETKKIESFIQDLSFLNDVQLKVNVSVGSTKKMLFEIVSLKEGDVLKLDSNIEGYINVYINNQSFAIGEMVVANDKYGVRIIDLA; translated from the coding sequence GTGAAAAGCGAAGAAACAAAAAAAATAGAATCTTTTATACAAGACCTTTCTTTTTTGAATGATGTACAACTTAAAGTAAACGTTAGTGTAGGTAGTACAAAAAAAATGCTTTTTGAGATAGTCTCTTTAAAAGAAGGAGACGTTTTAAAGTTAGACTCTAATATAGAAGGTTATATTAATGTTTATATCAACAATCAAAGTTTTGCAATAGGTGAAATGGTTGTTGCAAATGATAAATACGGGGTGAGGATCATAGACCTTGCTTGA
- a CDS encoding flagellar basal body-associated FliL family protein translates to MAEEAKEQEQEEKKGGKKKLIIILLLLLIIIGAGGGAAYKFLVLDKQEEEKKNEKKAEKIVEEIKNVEELGIQFDVGTFIVNLQDRDADRYLKITIVLEVQDEKIKMELEKRLPQIKDAITTLLFTKSSKELKTAEGIEELKEEIIKRINAILPIGGVKNVYFTDFVIQTA, encoded by the coding sequence ATGGCTGAAGAGGCTAAAGAGCAAGAGCAAGAAGAGAAAAAAGGTGGTAAAAAGAAACTTATAATCATTTTGCTTCTTCTTTTGATAATCATTGGAGCCGGCGGCGGCGCGGCATATAAATTTTTAGTTCTTGATAAACAAGAGGAAGAGAAAAAAAACGAAAAAAAAGCGGAAAAAATTGTAGAAGAGATAAAAAACGTCGAAGAGTTGGGTATTCAGTTTGATGTGGGGACGTTTATAGTAAACCTTCAAGATAGAGATGCGGATAGATATTTAAAAATAACGATTGTTTTAGAAGTTCAAGATGAAAAGATCAAAATGGAACTTGAAAAAAGACTACCACAAATAAAAGATGCAATTACTACTTTGTTGTTTACCAAGAGTTCAAAAGAACTTAAAACCGCTGAAGGGATAGAAGAGTTAAAAGAGGAGATTATAAAGAGAATTAACGCTATTTTGCCAATTGGTGGTGTAAAAAATGTCTATTTTACAGATTTTGTGATTCAAACGGCTTAG
- a CDS encoding flagellar hook protein FlgE — protein sequence MLQAFYTGNTGLNSNKTWLSVISDNIANVNTIGFKQERVNFQDLISSSLTTYSTSGVPKNSEIGGGSLAASTIKDFSQGTFQTTNSPLALALDGEGFFMVKNPTADLVYYTRAGDFRIDANGDVIDPNGYKLQGWTLDEGGNIAGAMGSINIPNSLSPTNTDSIKFENPANLDANVQAITATFDPSDPNTYHYVNTITTYDSLGTSHTLKHYFVKTDINTWKVYSQIDDRAVLYTDGTNNYASVELTFNGKGELTSGQYVSIPNLNDPATATENSDDGVFTVGGGTPVLPGSVYISQDQNGNTVQWNDDGAGNIIDINTGEIKGTISYDDGKITIIGAAGDGNNNSTLTLKYQDFNNATTAAITDLTNIQTAVIDYSNPESRYLNTGAVDTQILEDFINLTQLDSDFIFYAQQNGSGKGDLLSMSVSEEGVIKATYTNGQVKDIARLAVATFKDKEMLVRKGNSLYLPNQQTFTPIIVPGGVISKIRSGMLEMSNVDISQEFINLITAQRAYQANAKTITTSDQILQTTMDIKR from the coding sequence ATGTTGCAGGCTTTTTATACCGGAAATACAGGTCTAAATTCTAATAAAACCTGGCTTTCCGTGATTTCAGATAATATAGCAAATGTAAATACTATAGGTTTTAAGCAAGAACGGGTAAATTTTCAAGATTTAATTTCTAGTTCGTTAACAACATACTCTACTAGCGGCGTTCCTAAAAATAGTGAAATTGGTGGAGGTTCGTTAGCGGCTTCTACCATTAAAGATTTTTCGCAAGGTACGTTTCAAACTACTAATTCTCCTCTTGCTCTGGCTTTAGACGGGGAAGGCTTTTTTATGGTTAAAAATCCTACCGCGGATTTGGTCTATTATACTAGAGCCGGAGATTTTAGAATAGATGCCAATGGAGATGTGATAGATCCAAACGGTTATAAACTGCAAGGATGGACTCTTGATGAAGGAGGAAATATCGCTGGAGCTATGGGAAGTATAAATATCCCTAACTCGTTATCTCCTACTAATACAGACAGTATAAAATTTGAAAACCCCGCAAATTTAGATGCAAATGTACAGGCTATTACGGCAACTTTTGATCCGAGTGATCCAAATACTTACCATTATGTTAATACTATAACAACTTATGATAGCTTGGGTACTTCTCATACTCTAAAGCACTATTTTGTTAAAACCGATATAAATACGTGGAAAGTATATTCGCAGATAGATGATAGAGCGGTTTTATATACGGACGGAACAAATAATTACGCTTCCGTTGAACTTACTTTTAACGGTAAAGGTGAATTAACATCCGGGCAATATGTATCGATCCCTAATTTAAACGATCCCGCGACCGCTACTGAAAATAGTGATGATGGAGTTTTTACGGTAGGTGGAGGAACACCTGTTTTACCAGGCTCTGTATATATAAGTCAAGATCAAAACGGAAATACCGTACAGTGGAATGACGACGGTGCCGGAAATATTATAGATATAAATACCGGTGAAATAAAAGGTACCATAAGTTACGATGATGGGAAAATAACAATTATAGGAGCAGCCGGAGATGGAAACAACAATAGTACTTTAACTCTAAAATATCAAGACTTTAATAACGCTACGACAGCTGCCATAACCGATTTGACAAATATTCAAACCGCGGTTATAGATTACTCTAATCCTGAGAGTAGATATTTAAATACAGGTGCTGTAGATACGCAGATTTTGGAAGATTTTATAAATTTAACTCAACTTGACAGTGATTTTATATTTTATGCACAGCAAAACGGAAGCGGAAAAGGAGATCTTCTTAGTATGTCCGTTAGCGAAGAGGGAGTTATAAAAGCTACATATACCAACGGACAGGTAAAAGATATAGCTAGACTTGCCGTTGCAACTTTTAAAGATAAAGAGATGTTAGTCAGAAAAGGAAATAGTTTATATCTTCCAAATCAGCAAACATTTACACCGATAATAGTACCAGGTGGAGTTATAAGCAAAATAAGAAGCGGAATGCTTGAGATGAGTAACGTTGATATATCCCAAGAGTTTATAAACCTTATTACCGCTCAAAGAGCGTACCAAGCAAATGCAAAAACCATAACAACTTCAGATCAAATCTTACAAACCACAATGGACATCAAAAGATAA
- a CDS encoding flagellar hook assembly protein FlgD translates to MDNVIGTITDFTGEQIQVVDANYDNSQMSQEDFLKVLLANFQYQDPFEAEDISQFIDDTLSLRQLETMNNFEEAVQTLTSGSSSTLLLQASNLINEKIIYEGNTTYIENGTGKIEFRLAENGDIVDVYIYDNEGNVVKSDTFANLSAGTIYPYEIDEASLGTGYYSVAVIARNGEENVEASVYSTALVTGIERDGENIVALYEYGSIDLNSISQIGG, encoded by the coding sequence ATGGATAATGTCATCGGTACCATTACAGATTTTACTGGGGAACAGATTCAAGTAGTTGATGCAAATTATGACAATTCTCAGATGTCTCAAGAGGATTTTTTGAAAGTATTATTGGCAAATTTTCAATATCAAGATCCTTTTGAAGCTGAAGATATTAGCCAGTTTATAGATGATACTTTAAGTTTGAGACAGCTTGAGACCATGAATAATTTTGAAGAAGCGGTACAGACGTTGACATCTGGTAGTTCTTCAACACTTTTGCTTCAAGCGTCTAATCTCATTAATGAAAAAATTATATATGAGGGAAATACGACTTATATAGAAAATGGAACTGGAAAAATAGAGTTTAGGCTTGCCGAAAATGGTGATATAGTTGATGTATATATTTATGATAATGAAGGAAACGTGGTAAAAAGTGATACATTTGCAAATTTAAGTGCAGGAACTATTTATCCCTATGAGATTGACGAGGCTTCTTTAGGTACAGGATACTACTCTGTAGCTGTTATTGCGAGAAATGGGGAAGAAAATGTTGAAGCTTCCGTGTATTCAACCGCGTTAGTGACTGGTATAGAAAGAGACGGTGAAAATATAGTTGCTCTTTACGAGTATGGAAGTATAGATTTAAATAGTATAAGTCAGATAGGAGGATAA
- a CDS encoding FliI/YscN family ATPase — translation MKLKERLKSLPKYKVKGKIVGVSGPVIEAILPKVSIGDSCIFENGIEAEIVGFKDNKTLLMAYDDTRGVKVGSFVEAKLEPISVGVGNDLLGTVIDPFGNPLNKESVVYSNFYYLKNDPINPLKRERITEPLDMGIRSINGLLTVGKGQRIGIFAGAGIGKSTLLGMISRFTKTDVNVIALIGERGREVREFIEDNLGKEGLKKSVVVVATSDQTPLAKIRAVYSAIAIANYFSNLGKDVLFLVDSLTRLAMAQREIGLAIGEPPTTKGYTPSVFSLLPKIIEQAGTFSGKGSITGIYTVLIEGDEVSMDPVADAAVGFLDGHILLSRGLAQKRIFPSIDVLKSISRLTPQIVNEEILEVQSKYFELESIYRESEEMITLGLYRSGTSKKIDTAIKFHKDWEEYLKQSVEERVTLEESFEQLLKLVSKIDINL, via the coding sequence ATGAAATTAAAAGAGAGATTAAAAAGTTTACCTAAATATAAAGTAAAGGGGAAGATAGTTGGTGTTAGCGGACCAGTTATAGAGGCGATTCTTCCTAAAGTATCGATAGGGGATTCATGTATATTTGAAAATGGTATCGAAGCGGAGATAGTAGGTTTTAAAGATAACAAAACGCTTCTTATGGCTTATGATGACACTAGGGGTGTTAAAGTAGGTAGCTTTGTGGAGGCTAAACTTGAACCAATAAGTGTAGGTGTAGGCAATGACCTTTTGGGGACCGTAATAGATCCTTTTGGCAATCCGTTAAATAAAGAGAGCGTAGTTTATTCTAACTTTTACTACTTAAAAAACGATCCTATAAATCCTTTAAAACGTGAGAGAATTACAGAACCGCTAGATATGGGTATAAGAAGTATAAATGGTCTTTTAACCGTCGGCAAAGGTCAAAGAATAGGAATATTTGCTGGAGCTGGCATTGGAAAGAGCACTCTTCTTGGAATGATTTCTAGGTTTACTAAAACTGATGTTAACGTAATTGCATTGATAGGCGAAAGAGGGCGAGAAGTTAGAGAGTTTATAGAAGACAATCTAGGCAAGGAAGGACTTAAAAAATCGGTAGTCGTGGTTGCCACTTCCGATCAGACTCCACTTGCTAAGATTAGAGCTGTTTATTCTGCGATAGCTATTGCCAACTATTTTTCAAATTTGGGTAAAGATGTGCTTTTTTTAGTTGACTCTTTAACAAGATTAGCGATGGCTCAAAGAGAAATTGGTTTGGCTATAGGGGAGCCTCCTACTACTAAAGGCTATACCCCTTCAGTTTTTTCACTATTGCCAAAAATCATAGAACAAGCGGGAACATTTTCGGGAAAAGGGAGTATAACCGGTATATATACGGTTTTGATCGAGGGTGATGAAGTATCTATGGATCCCGTAGCAGACGCCGCGGTAGGATTTTTGGATGGACATATACTATTATCAAGGGGTTTGGCTCAAAAAAGAATCTTTCCGTCAATTGACGTTTTAAAAAGTATAAGTAGATTAACGCCGCAAATAGTAAATGAAGAGATATTGGAAGTTCAGTCGAAATATTTTGAGTTAGAATCGATATATAGAGAGTCTGAAGAGATGATAACTCTTGGTCTATACCGTAGTGGCACATCTAAAAAAATAGATACTGCTATAAAATTTCATAAAGATTGGGAAGAGTATCTTAAACAGAGTGTAGAAGAAAGAGTTACTTTGGAAGAGAGTTTTGAACAACTTTTAAAACTTGTCTCAAAAATCGATATAAATTTGTAA
- the fliF gene encoding flagellar basal-body MS-ring/collar protein FliF — protein sequence MAFDIKNITQKLSESFKDEKFLKRVFIGLGITSIVVLLSIVFLKNINQEEYGVLYTHLNPEDAGSILTILQEERIPYKVEGEGTIILVPKNKIYDVRLKLAAKGLPSSKVVGFEIFEEPKMGATHFQENVNYLRAIEGELTRTIQKIDAVSSAKVNIALPQSSIFARDEDEAKASVIVKLRPGRDLTSEQVKAIVFLVSHAVSKLKPENVTVVDNRGRVLSDILTEEKNEKILDAVDLKKKIERDIEKRIQSMLAKAIGPQKVVVRATAEIESAKIREQEELYDPDRVAVVSERKIQEKEKGFSQKQIGAPGTPTNVPPVINTNQNNLTLDKSKKDVTTNYNISKSLIDTQRNMFKIKKLSVGVLIDGKYITKKDSNGTETKVFVPRSKEELTSYEELIKSAVGFDPKRGDKITVVSVPFEAPLVMEDENQDISKKDMTLLLAVGGLALVLLVLLIVFIIKASKAKKEAKIAQEKAALEETFKEMSKVREEENLLLDLESEPSYQKILQMIDENPELIASMISKWMKEEI from the coding sequence TTGGCTTTTGATATAAAAAATATTACTCAAAAACTTTCTGAATCTTTTAAAGATGAAAAATTTTTAAAAAGAGTTTTTATAGGGCTTGGAATTACGTCGATAGTAGTTTTATTGTCCATTGTTTTTTTAAAAAACATCAACCAAGAGGAGTATGGAGTTTTATATACGCACCTTAATCCCGAGGATGCCGGAAGTATACTCACCATTTTGCAAGAGGAGCGTATTCCTTATAAAGTCGAAGGAGAAGGGACTATTATTTTAGTTCCTAAAAACAAGATATACGATGTAAGATTGAAACTTGCGGCAAAAGGCTTGCCCTCTTCTAAAGTCGTAGGTTTTGAGATTTTTGAAGAGCCTAAGATGGGCGCAACCCATTTTCAAGAAAATGTAAACTATTTAAGAGCAATAGAGGGTGAACTTACTAGGACTATTCAAAAAATCGACGCTGTAAGCAGTGCTAAGGTGAATATCGCTTTACCTCAAAGTTCAATATTTGCAAGAGACGAAGATGAGGCAAAAGCCTCTGTTATAGTAAAATTAAGGCCAGGAAGGGATCTTACTTCCGAACAAGTAAAAGCGATAGTTTTTTTAGTCTCTCATGCCGTATCCAAACTAAAACCGGAAAATGTAACAGTAGTGGATAACAGGGGACGAGTTTTGTCCGATATTTTAACGGAAGAGAAAAACGAAAAGATTTTAGATGCGGTAGATTTGAAAAAGAAAATAGAAAGAGATATAGAAAAAAGAATTCAGTCTATGCTGGCTAAAGCAATAGGACCTCAAAAAGTCGTAGTTAGAGCTACCGCTGAGATTGAGAGTGCCAAAATAAGAGAGCAAGAAGAGCTATACGATCCCGATAGAGTAGCCGTAGTTAGTGAAAGAAAAATTCAAGAGAAAGAGAAAGGCTTTTCACAAAAACAGATTGGAGCCCCTGGAACACCTACCAATGTGCCTCCCGTTATAAACACTAATCAAAACAACTTGACTTTAGATAAGAGCAAAAAAGATGTAACCACAAATTATAATATTTCTAAATCTTTAATCGATACACAGAGAAATATGTTTAAAATTAAAAAGCTAAGCGTAGGCGTGTTGATAGATGGAAAATACATAACTAAAAAAGACTCCAACGGTACAGAAACAAAAGTTTTCGTTCCAAGAAGCAAAGAGGAGCTTACTTCTTATGAAGAGCTCATAAAAAGTGCAGTTGGCTTTGATCCTAAACGTGGAGATAAAATAACGGTAGTAAGCGTTCCTTTTGAAGCTCCTCTCGTTATGGAAGATGAGAATCAAGATATATCTAAAAAAGATATGACTTTACTACTTGCTGTCGGCGGTTTAGCTCTTGTCCTTTTAGTTTTGTTGATAGTTTTTATAATAAAAGCTTCCAAAGCAAAAAAAGAGGCTAAGATTGCTCAAGAAAAAGCTGCTTTGGAAGAGACATTTAAAGAGATGAGTAAAGTACGAGAAGAAGAGAATTTGCTTTTGGATCTAGAATCCGAACCCTCTTATCAGAAGATTTTACAAATGATTGATGAAAATCCGGAACTAATAGCTTCAATGATTAGTAAATGGATGAAAGAAGAGATCTGA
- the fliE gene encoding flagellar hook-basal body complex protein FliE has protein sequence MKISSINGEFIPFEKNKEFKNVETKGFDDILKDFISDVNNELKNAGVAEEKLINGDVSNLEELMFQIEKADISLRLLTEIRNKALESYQEIMRMQV, from the coding sequence ATGAAAATATCTTCCATTAACGGTGAGTTTATACCATTTGAGAAGAATAAAGAGTTTAAGAACGTAGAGACAAAAGGTTTCGACGATATTTTAAAAGATTTTATTTCCGATGTTAATAATGAGCTCAAAAATGCCGGAGTTGCTGAAGAGAAACTGATAAACGGAGATGTTTCAAATCTTGAAGAGTTGATGTTTCAAATAGAAAAAGCGGATATCTCTTTGAGGTTATTAACCGAAATCAGAAATAAAGCTCTTGAAAGTTATCAAGAAATTATGAGAATGCAAGTTTAG
- the flgC gene encoding flagellar basal body rod protein FlgC → MLFKGLEIATTGMSAQKVRIDIVSSNLANVNSTKDKEGLPYRRKIPVFEAVMDQEIEKQNSIPLAQVRVKEVLEDPSPFKMKFDPTNPLADEKGFVKLPNVDPMREMVDMISAMRTYEANLTAFNTHKDMLLKSLEIIRV, encoded by the coding sequence ATGTTGTTTAAAGGTTTGGAAATCGCTACTACTGGAATGTCGGCGCAAAAAGTAAGAATAGATATAGTCTCTAGCAACCTCGCAAACGTGAACTCCACAAAAGATAAGGAGGGTTTGCCTTATCGTAGGAAAATACCCGTGTTTGAAGCTGTAATGGATCAAGAGATAGAAAAACAAAACAGTATTCCATTAGCACAAGTAAGAGTAAAAGAGGTTTTAGAAGATCCTTCACCGTTTAAGATGAAATTCGATCCCACGAATCCTTTAGCAGATGAAAAGGGTTTTGTAAAGTTACCCAATGTAGATCCGATGAGAGAGATGGTAGATATGATTTCGGCTATGAGAACATATGAGGCAAACTTAACGGCGTTTAATACTCACAAAGATATGCTTTTGAAATCTTTGGAGATTATAAGAGTATAA
- the flgB gene encoding flagellar basal body rod protein FlgB — protein MSEMFKGVDELSKMASYYLDRTKVIQSNIANADTPGYKSKDLVFEKVLDDQIKLKKENSKHIDPFFGERVDKKLIELDSYEGYDKNKVDIQKELAKLAESSIMYKSMVETMKKEFAKLKLVITGR, from the coding sequence ATGAGTGAGATGTTTAAAGGTGTAGATGAACTCTCTAAAATGGCTTCTTATTATCTAGATAGAACAAAAGTTATTCAGAGTAATATTGCTAATGCCGATACACCGGGATACAAATCAAAAGATCTTGTTTTTGAGAAAGTTTTAGACGACCAGATAAAACTTAAAAAAGAGAACTCCAAACATATCGATCCATTTTTTGGCGAAAGAGTAGATAAAAAACTAATAGAGTTAGACTCTTATGAAGGTTATGATAAAAATAAAGTAGATATTCAAAAAGAGCTTGCTAAGTTAGCGGAAAGTTCTATTATGTATAAATCAATGGTGGAAACTATGAAAAAAGAGTTTGCTAAGTTGAAACTTGTCATTACAGGGAGATAA